In a genomic window of Magnolia sinica isolate HGM2019 chromosome 14, MsV1, whole genome shotgun sequence:
- the LOC131226027 gene encoding uncharacterized protein LOC131226027, translated as MAKKRTAFTNRAWNLLRLALFWARKGGIFKKGTILDLFKRLRSPPSDSIYYGEREFSFDETPLFHSKMQWPSSMRFRYLPHIPCINPSIDFNDDLDHDGYNNGSYDREDGSSYFRRDVDGGDRNDRSGDRDGGGGDGLNGGDEGIDSKAEEFIARFYEQMKLQRQVSYLEYNEMLHRSTS; from the coding sequence ATGGCGAAGAAGAGAACTGCATTTACCAACCGAGCATGGAACCTTCTCCGCCTAGCCTTATTCTGGGCTCGGAAAGGTGGCATTTTCAAAAAAGGTACAATTCTCGATCTCTTCAAGAGGCTCCGATCTCCACCATCCGATTCCATTTACTACGGCGAGCGTGAATTCTCCTTTGACGAGACTCCCCTTTTCCATTCCAAGATGCAATGGCCTTCTTCGATGAGGTTCCGATACCTCCCTCATATTCCTTGCATTAACCCATCCATCGATTTCAATGACGATCTCGACCACGACGGTTATAATAACGGTAGTTATGATCGCGAAGATGGAAGTAGCTACTTTAGACGTGATGTGGACGGTGGAGATCGTAACGATCGTAGTGGGGACCGAGATGGGGGTGGTGGGGAtggtttgaatggtggagatgaagGGATAGATTCGAAGGCGGAGGAGTTTATTGCGAGGTTTTATGAGCAGATGAAACTACAAAGACAGGTTTCTTACTTAGAATACAATGAAATGCTCCACAGAAGCACGAGCTGA
- the LOC131226029 gene encoding uncharacterized protein LOC131226029, giving the protein MAKKRTAFTNRAWNLLRLALFWARKGGIFKRAAMLDLFKTLRSPPSDSIYYGEREFSFDETPIFHFKMQRPSSMRFRYLPHIPCINPSIDFNDDLNHDDYNNGSYDREVGSSYFRRDMDGGDRNDRSGDRDGGGGDGLNGGDEGIDSKAEEFIVRFYEQMKLQRQVSYLEYNEMLHRSTS; this is encoded by the coding sequence ATGGCGAAGAAGAGAACTGCATTTACCAACCGAGCATGGAACCTTCTCCGCCTAGCCTTGTTCTGGGCTCGGAAAGGCGGCATTTTCAAGAGAGCTGCAATGCTCGATCTCTTCAAGACCCTCCGATCTCCACCATCCGATTCCATTTACTACGGCGAGCGCGAATTTTCCTTTGACGAGACTCCCATTTTCCATTTCAAGATGCAACGGCCTTCTTCGATGAGGTTCCGATACCTCCCTCATATTCCTTGCATTAACCCATCCATCGATTTCAATGACGATCTCAACCACGACGATTATAATAACGGTAGTTATGATCGAGAAGTTGGAAGTAGCTACTTTAGACGTgatatggacggtggagatcgCAATGATCGTAGTGGGGATCGAGATGGGGGTGGTGGGGAtggtttgaatggtggagatgaagGGATAGATTCGAAGGCGGAGGAGTTTATTGTGAGGTTTTATGAGCAGATGAAACTACAAAGGCAGGTTTCTTACTTAGAATACAATGAAATGCTCCACAGAAGCACGAGCTGA